The Oscillatoria acuminata PCC 6304 genomic interval TTCTCAAAAAAATGGGTAAAGATTTGGTGGGATTGTGTCCTTTTCATGATGAAGGGTCGCCCAGTTTTACCGTGAGTCCCAGCAAGCAGATGTATTACTGTTTTGGATGTCAGGCGGGGGGAAATGCGATTAAGTTTTTGATGGAAATTGGCAAACACTCGTTTTCTGATGTGGTGTTGGATCTGGCACGACGGTATCAGGTGCCGGTACAGACAATTGAACCGCAACAGCGAGAAGAGTTACAGCGCCAGCTTTCCCTCCGAGAAGAACTCTATGAAATTATGGCGATCGCGGTGCGGTTTTATGAGCACGCTTTACATCAACCCCAAGGCAGTGATGCGCTGAATTATCTCAAGGTTGACCGGCAATTGAGCCTAGAAACAATTCAACAGTTTCAACTCGGTTATGCACCGGCAGGATGGGAAAGTATTTACAGTTATTTGGTGGAAGAAAAAAAGTTTTCGGTGCAGTTGGTAGAAGCGGCGGGGTTGATTAAGGCAAGAAATACTGGGGGAGGGTATTACGATCGCTTTCGCGATCGCCTGATGATTCCAATTCATGATTCCCAGGGTCGGGCGATCGCCTTTGGGGGGAGAACCCTTAGCGATGAACAACCGAAGTATCTCAATTCTCCGGAAACGCCGTTATTTGATAAGGGAAAAACTCTCTATGCTTTAGATAAGGCAAAATCAGCCATTGCTAAGGCCGATAAAGTGGTGGTGGTGGAGGGATATTTTGATGCGATCGCCCTTCATGCGGCGGGAATTTCTAATGCTGTTGCTTCTTTGGGTACGGCATTAAGTTTGGATGCCGTTAAGCCATTATTGCGTTATACCGACTCCAAACAAGTGATTCTGAATTTTGATGCGGATGCGGCAGGGACGACGGCAGCAGAACGGGCGATCGGCGAAATTGCCGAATTGGCGTACAAGGGACAAGTCCAACTGCGCGTAATTAACATCCCCGATGGTAAAGATGCCGATGAATTTCTCAAATCCACTGGCAGTCCTGAACCCTATCAGCAATTAATGGACAATGCGCCGTTATGGTTAGATTGGCAGATTCAGAAATTGTTACAAGGAAATGATTTAAAACAATCGGATTCCTATCAACGAGTGGCCCAGCAAATGGTGAATTTGCTGACCAAAATTCAAAATCTGGATACGCGGATGTATTATGTGAATCGCTGTGCAGAACTTCTCAGTCAGGGGAATGGAACTTTAATCTCTTTACGCGCCCAAAATTTAATTAAACAACTCAACCGCATCCGGCGCAAGGACAGTAAGCGTGAGTTAGATCAGCAACAGGATATAGTGCCGGTTGCTGCCGATCGCGGGTTGTTAGAAAATGCGGAGGCGGTGTTGTTGCGGTTGTATTTGCATTGTCCCGAACATCGAGAGGCGATCGTCCAGGAGTTAGAAGAGCGAGATTTAGATTTTAGTTTTTCCCACCATCGGATTTTATGGCAGCAAATTATCCAGGTTGAAAATTCACCGGAGACGGGGGATTTACTTTCCCAAGTGCAAGAGCGCTTTTTACAAAATCATCGGGATTTAAAGGCGGTTTCTGAGTTGTTCCATTTGGATGAAAAATCCCAGCGAGATTTATTCAAAATACCTTTAATGATTCAAGGGGCGATCGCTTGTATTGAACGAGTCCTTTGTGATAAGCGCTGTCGCCAAGCGTTACAGCTTTGGAAGCAAACCGATATCACGAAAGATCCAGACTTGGCGCGCTACTATCAAGAGCAAATTGCCGAAGAGAAAAAGCGGATGGAAGAACTGGACAAACATCGCCAAGTCAGTTTAACTGATTTATTACAAATGTATTGATATCGGGGGAATTTAGAGATAAAATTGTTAAACCGCAACGGGTTTACTGCTCTAAAGTTTAGCCGGTCCTAATTATCGGGGTCAGGACACTCCCCATTAGCAAATCTTTGGGTGATTATTAGGAAGGACACGGCAGTGCCGTATCCTTCCACTCTCAGAGAAAATTTTTCGGGAAATCCCTAAAAAATTGGGTTCTCCGCTGACTGAAATTGATCCGCTATTGAGCGAGTCTCAACTATTGATTCAGCACATCTTTTTTATGTTGAGGTGCCGCAGCCACTGTCGCCACTTGTGCAATCAAATCCTCGGAAACTCCCATTTCTCGGAGGGTTTCCAAAAGATTCTCAGCCACGGCATCAAAATGTTCGGATTTTAATCCCCGTTCTTCGACTAACTCTTTGTGAGCTTCCCGCATTTGGAGACCATCATAGCGATCGGTTCCTCCAAAGGCATAAGTCAAAAATGCCCGTTGGTGTGCCCGTTGTTTGACCATATCCACACCCTCAAAAAAGTGTTTGATTCGGTCATCGTTTAAGACCCGCTGATAAAATTTATCAACAGCCGTTTCAACCCCGGCTTTTCCACCGAGTTTTTCAAATAAAGTTGCCATGATGTCTCGTGCTAAATTAAGAACCCTAAATCGGGGTCACTGTTCATTTCTATTCTCTCATAATGAGGTCAATAAAAGATAGAGCTTTGAGGGAGAATTGTTGAAAATTGACATAAATTTTAGGTGAGGTCTGGGGAGGAACTTAATTTTGAAAAGAGACCTAACCCCCCAGCCCCCTTCCCTAGGAGGGAAGGGGGAGAAAGAGGTTAATTTGCCTTTTTAAAGAGACCTAACCCCCCAGCCCCCTTCCCTGGGAGGGAAGGGGGGGAAGAGGTTAATTTCCCCTGTAGAGCAATTGTTATGCTGTTAAGTTTCCAGGCGGAATCGGCGTTGAACTCGTCGCAGTTTTTGATGGGGTTCGGTGTGCATTTTGTAGTCTAGGTAATCAATTTGGGGGAGTTGGCAGTGCGATCGCTCACAGAGTTCCAGCAACCCTTGAGTCACTTGAGTGCGGACTGAATCCTGCAACTCAGGCGGGACTTTCAAGAATATTTGTAGGGAATTAGGACTCTGTTGCACC includes:
- a CDS encoding group I truncated hemoglobin; this translates as MATLFEKLGGKAGVETAVDKFYQRVLNDDRIKHFFEGVDMVKQRAHQRAFLTYAFGGTDRYDGLQMREAHKELVEERGLKSEHFDAVAENLLETLREMGVSEDLIAQVATVAAAPQHKKDVLNQ
- the dnaG gene encoding DNA primase — its product is MNVPPIHPDTIEEVKQRADIVDIVSERVVLKKMGKDLVGLCPFHDEGSPSFTVSPSKQMYYCFGCQAGGNAIKFLMEIGKHSFSDVVLDLARRYQVPVQTIEPQQREELQRQLSLREELYEIMAIAVRFYEHALHQPQGSDALNYLKVDRQLSLETIQQFQLGYAPAGWESIYSYLVEEKKFSVQLVEAAGLIKARNTGGGYYDRFRDRLMIPIHDSQGRAIAFGGRTLSDEQPKYLNSPETPLFDKGKTLYALDKAKSAIAKADKVVVVEGYFDAIALHAAGISNAVASLGTALSLDAVKPLLRYTDSKQVILNFDADAAGTTAAERAIGEIAELAYKGQVQLRVINIPDGKDADEFLKSTGSPEPYQQLMDNAPLWLDWQIQKLLQGNDLKQSDSYQRVAQQMVNLLTKIQNLDTRMYYVNRCAELLSQGNGTLISLRAQNLIKQLNRIRRKDSKRELDQQQDIVPVAADRGLLENAEAVLLRLYLHCPEHREAIVQELEERDLDFSFSHHRILWQQIIQVENSPETGDLLSQVQERFLQNHRDLKAVSELFHLDEKSQRDLFKIPLMIQGAIACIERVLCDKRCRQALQLWKQTDITKDPDLARYYQEQIAEEKKRMEELDKHRQVSLTDLLQMY